A portion of the Phycodurus eques isolate BA_2022a chromosome 3, UOR_Pequ_1.1, whole genome shotgun sequence genome contains these proteins:
- the ncaph gene encoding condensin complex subunit 2 isoform X1, with protein sequence MSTATTPVSRVRQGWTSSSMKNKCLSPAACSTPLLAAFPGNDDEKERRQRRRSRVIDLQTATESSLNESAPHSAAETPAAVPKLSNAQISEHYSTCIKLSTENKITTKNAFGLHLIDYMADILKQKDSELTNFKVAAGTLDASTKIYAVRVDAVHADAYRVLGGLGAETKPGEDHGIMEEEQIEDAEVTTKQPKKKRPPKKTVEQNLSNINSTESERKCEIDPMFHRMASSFDESSTAGVFLSVLFSENSRCELLFPSQMILLQSASSYSPPPATVVPAAPFMAGLQRSQEKSDICPSLHNFSFTSWNPEQTMNQLLEKMKQGEHVFDVNAEPEPDAEEEDYPEFDADYEEGLGDCQEGLKEHRDGCEASSSGKERDVIPIGEGDIATMCLQLSSQPREYSYFSPRTMATWAGPGYWQFKPKHKLDHLPDKETRKKKPKKTFEIDFNADVDFDTYFRTTRAATTISKSALSSSNKKTTLPADFQFPPETLSQLSLKPSMLLCQEAQKRLSGELGEGIGDYDYNNANDTANFCPSLQAADSDDDVEVFPYSDDTQPSGKNFPPPSQEGVSTYGDEDLVPEPHRVNKIEINYAKTAKKMDMKRLKSSMWTLLMESPEKPTQEVEVTEKPEVCGDKVFSQTTKTLLKRLPNTMAQNLSVPLAFVALLHLANEKNLELVNIDDMSDIIIRQGH encoded by the exons ATGAGTACGGCCACCACGCCTGTCTCCCGGGTACGCCAGGGTTGGACATCCTCATCAATGAAGAACAAGTGCCTATCACCAGCAGCCTGTAGCACACCGTTGCTTGCAGCCTTCCCTGGTAACGATGATGAGAAGGAGCGACGTCAGCGCAGGCGGTCAAGAGTAATTGATCTTCAAACTGCTACGGAATCTTCTTTAAATGAGTCTGCACCCCATAG TGCCGCAGAGACACCGGCTGCTGTGCCTAAGTTGTCCAACGCTCAAATCTCAGAACATTACTCCACCTGCATCAAACTTTCCACTGAGAAT aaaattacaacaaaaaatgccTTTGGTCTACATCTCATTGATTACATGGCTGATATTCTTAAACAGAAAGATTCCGAGCTCACAAACTTCAAG GTGGCAGCTGGGACACTGGATGCCAGTACTAAGATCTATGCTGTCAGGGTTGATGCAGTTCATGCTGATGCCTACAGAGTACTTGGTGGCCTGGGGGCAGAAACCAAACCCGGAGAAG ACCATGGAATAATGGAGGAAGAGCAAATTGAAGATGCCGAGGTGACTACCAAGCAACCAAAGAAAAAGAGACCCCCAAAGAAGACTGTGGAGCAGAACCTGAGTAACATAAATAGTACTGAGTCCGAGAGGAAATGtgag ATAGACCCCATGTTTCATCGCATGGCATCATCCTTTGATGAAAGTAGCACAGCTGGGGTTTTCCTGTCGGTTCTCTTCAGTGAAAACAGTCGCTGCGAGCTGCTCTTTCCATCCCAAATGATCCTTCTGCAGTCAGCATCCTCCTACTCTCCTCCACCTGCAACGGTGGTCCCTGCAGCCCCATTCATGg CTGGACTGCAGCGGTCTCAGGAGAAAAGTGACATCTGCCCCTCTCTGCACAACTTCTCCTTCACAAGCTGGAACCCTGAGCAG ACAATGAACCAACTTTTGGAGAAAATgaaacagggagaacatgtttTTGACGTCAATGCTGAACCTGAACCCGATGCTGAAGAAGAGGATTACCCTGAATTTGATGCAGACTACGAGGAGGGTCTGGGTGACTGTCAGGAGGGGCTAAAGGAACATCGAGACGGGTGTGAGGCCTCGAGCTCTGGAAAAGAACG TGATGTGATACCCATTGGAGAGGGAGATATCGCCACTATGTGTCTGCAGCTGTCCTCTCAGCCCAGAGAGTATTCGTACTTTAGCCCAAGGACGATGGCTACGTGGGCCGGACCAGGCTACTGGCAGTTCAAGCCAAAGCACAAGT TGGACCATTTGCCTGACAAGGAGACACGAAAAAAGAAGCCCAAAAAGACCTTTGAAATAGACTTCAATGCTGATGTCGACTTTGACACCTACTTCCGTACCACAaga GCTGCCACCACTATCAGCAAGTCTGCCCTCAGTTCCAGTAATAAGAAAACAACTCTCCCTGCAGACTTCCAGTTTCCACCAGAGACGCTATCCCAGCTCAGCCTTAAACCTTCCATGTTG TTATGTCAAGAAGCGCAGAAGAGGCTGTCTGGAGAGCTTGGAGAAGGGATTGGCGACTATGACTACAACAATGCCAATGATACGGCCAACTTTTGTCCAAGTCTTCAG GCTGCTGACAGTGACGATGACGTGGAAGTGTTTCCTTACTCTGACGATACGCAACCTTCAGGCAAGAATTTTCCACCACCCTCACAAGAAGGCGTCTCGACCTATGGCGATGAAGATCTTGTACCTGAACCACACAGG GTCAATAAGATAGAGATCAACTATGCTAAGACGGCCAAGAAAATGGACATGAAGAGACTCAAGAGCAGCATGTGGACTCTTCTAATGGAAAGCCCAGAAAAACCTACACAG GAGGTGGAGGTTACAGAAAAACCTGAGGTTTGTGGTGACAAAGTCTTTAGCCAGACCACAAAGACATTACTTAAAAG ACTTCCCAACACAATGGCTCAGAACCTTTCAGTACCTTTGGCGTTTGTTGCTCTGCTTCATCTTGCAAATGAAAAG aatttggagctggtgaatatCGATGACATGTCAGACATCATCATCAGGCAAGGCCATTGA
- the ncaph gene encoding condensin complex subunit 2 isoform X2 — MADILKQKDSELTNFKVAAGTLDASTKIYAVRVDAVHADAYRVLGGLGAETKPGEDHGIMEEEQIEDAEVTTKQPKKKRPPKKTVEQNLSNINSTESERKCEIDPMFHRMASSFDESSTAGVFLSVLFSENSRCELLFPSQMILLQSASSYSPPPATVVPAAPFMAGLQRSQEKSDICPSLHNFSFTSWNPEQTMNQLLEKMKQGEHVFDVNAEPEPDAEEEDYPEFDADYEEGLGDCQEGLKEHRDGCEASSSGKERDVIPIGEGDIATMCLQLSSQPREYSYFSPRTMATWAGPGYWQFKPKHKLDHLPDKETRKKKPKKTFEIDFNADVDFDTYFRTTRAATTISKSALSSSNKKTTLPADFQFPPETLSQLSLKPSMLLCQEAQKRLSGELGEGIGDYDYNNANDTANFCPSLQAADSDDDVEVFPYSDDTQPSGKNFPPPSQEGVSTYGDEDLVPEPHRVNKIEINYAKTAKKMDMKRLKSSMWTLLMESPEKPTQEVEVTEKPEVCGDKVFSQTTKTLLKRLPNTMAQNLSVPLAFVALLHLANEKNLELVNIDDMSDIIIRQGH, encoded by the exons ATGGCTGATATTCTTAAACAGAAAGATTCCGAGCTCACAAACTTCAAG GTGGCAGCTGGGACACTGGATGCCAGTACTAAGATCTATGCTGTCAGGGTTGATGCAGTTCATGCTGATGCCTACAGAGTACTTGGTGGCCTGGGGGCAGAAACCAAACCCGGAGAAG ACCATGGAATAATGGAGGAAGAGCAAATTGAAGATGCCGAGGTGACTACCAAGCAACCAAAGAAAAAGAGACCCCCAAAGAAGACTGTGGAGCAGAACCTGAGTAACATAAATAGTACTGAGTCCGAGAGGAAATGtgag ATAGACCCCATGTTTCATCGCATGGCATCATCCTTTGATGAAAGTAGCACAGCTGGGGTTTTCCTGTCGGTTCTCTTCAGTGAAAACAGTCGCTGCGAGCTGCTCTTTCCATCCCAAATGATCCTTCTGCAGTCAGCATCCTCCTACTCTCCTCCACCTGCAACGGTGGTCCCTGCAGCCCCATTCATGg CTGGACTGCAGCGGTCTCAGGAGAAAAGTGACATCTGCCCCTCTCTGCACAACTTCTCCTTCACAAGCTGGAACCCTGAGCAG ACAATGAACCAACTTTTGGAGAAAATgaaacagggagaacatgtttTTGACGTCAATGCTGAACCTGAACCCGATGCTGAAGAAGAGGATTACCCTGAATTTGATGCAGACTACGAGGAGGGTCTGGGTGACTGTCAGGAGGGGCTAAAGGAACATCGAGACGGGTGTGAGGCCTCGAGCTCTGGAAAAGAACG TGATGTGATACCCATTGGAGAGGGAGATATCGCCACTATGTGTCTGCAGCTGTCCTCTCAGCCCAGAGAGTATTCGTACTTTAGCCCAAGGACGATGGCTACGTGGGCCGGACCAGGCTACTGGCAGTTCAAGCCAAAGCACAAGT TGGACCATTTGCCTGACAAGGAGACACGAAAAAAGAAGCCCAAAAAGACCTTTGAAATAGACTTCAATGCTGATGTCGACTTTGACACCTACTTCCGTACCACAaga GCTGCCACCACTATCAGCAAGTCTGCCCTCAGTTCCAGTAATAAGAAAACAACTCTCCCTGCAGACTTCCAGTTTCCACCAGAGACGCTATCCCAGCTCAGCCTTAAACCTTCCATGTTG TTATGTCAAGAAGCGCAGAAGAGGCTGTCTGGAGAGCTTGGAGAAGGGATTGGCGACTATGACTACAACAATGCCAATGATACGGCCAACTTTTGTCCAAGTCTTCAG GCTGCTGACAGTGACGATGACGTGGAAGTGTTTCCTTACTCTGACGATACGCAACCTTCAGGCAAGAATTTTCCACCACCCTCACAAGAAGGCGTCTCGACCTATGGCGATGAAGATCTTGTACCTGAACCACACAGG GTCAATAAGATAGAGATCAACTATGCTAAGACGGCCAAGAAAATGGACATGAAGAGACTCAAGAGCAGCATGTGGACTCTTCTAATGGAAAGCCCAGAAAAACCTACACAG GAGGTGGAGGTTACAGAAAAACCTGAGGTTTGTGGTGACAAAGTCTTTAGCCAGACCACAAAGACATTACTTAAAAG ACTTCCCAACACAATGGCTCAGAACCTTTCAGTACCTTTGGCGTTTGTTGCTCTGCTTCATCTTGCAAATGAAAAG aatttggagctggtgaatatCGATGACATGTCAGACATCATCATCAGGCAAGGCCATTGA